A DNA window from Vigna unguiculata cultivar IT97K-499-35 chromosome 10, ASM411807v1, whole genome shotgun sequence contains the following coding sequences:
- the LOC114166294 gene encoding patatin-like protein 2 gives MAHFVLFVLLFAGQVIGGFSTQRLPPSNNGNLITILSVDGGGIKGIIPATVLIHLDKALKAKDPNADLAHYFDVIGGTSTGGLITAMLAAPSPDDPTRGAFTPAKIVEFYKKNGPHIFNESRPGNGPQFDGEFLHNITRELLKDTRLSQTLTNVVIPSFDMKTQKPVIFSNYKLENAPYLNALLSDIGISTSAAPTVLPPYYFVNDGVEFNMIDGAVAAGNPTRVTVSEVLQQNEDSEILVLSLGTGTVNSSDISGIDLINAASAAMTEYYLASLFVGFKVGKTYLRIEEYNLNPDSNNMVNVTKENLDALEEIGKKLLKKNVVKLNLDTFDLEHLGETNAQALDRIADILHGERQRRLKRKSMEKRGRPFVETLRVLSDKTQASAAILRNLLI, from the exons ATGGctcattttgttttgtttgttttgctGTTTGCTGGGCAAGTGATTGGTGGATTCAGTACCCAAAGGCTCCCTCCATCAAACAATGGAAACCTGATAACTATTCTGAGCGTTGATGGAGGTGGCATCAAGGGGATTATTCCAGCAACAGTTCTTATACACTTAGATAAGGCTCTCAAG GCTAAGGATCCAAATGCAGATTTAGCACATTACTTTGATGTGATAGGAGGAACCAGCACTGGTGGACTCATAACAGCTATGTTAGCCGCACCAAGCCCTGATGATCCTACTCGTGGTGCCTTTACTCCTGCAAAAATTGTTGAGTTCTACAAAAAAAATGGCCCTCATATATTCAATGAATCTAG ACCTGGAAACGGTCCCCAATTCGACGGGGAGTTTTTACACAACATAACTCGTGAACTGTTGAAGGATACACGACTTAGTCAAACATTGACCAATGTTGTCATCCCAAGTTTCGACATGAAGACACAAAAACCGGTTATATTCTCAAACTACAAG CTTGAGAATGCTCCGTACTTAAATGCATTGTTGTCGGATATAGGTATATCCACTTCAGCTGCACCCACTGTTCTACCACCTTACTATTTTGTGAACGATGGTGTTGAGTTCAATATGATTGATGGTGCTGTAGCAGCTGGGAATCcg ACACGAGTAACAGTGAGCGAGGTACTGCAACAAAATGAGGATTCCGAAATCTTAGTGTTATCTTTGGGAACTGGAACAGTTAATTCGTCAGACATTTCTGGAATAGATTTAATTAATGCTGCTTCTGCAGCCATGACTGAATACTACCTTGCCTCACTCTTTGTAGGCTTCAAAGTTGGCAAAACGTACCTTCGAATTGAG GAATACAACTTGAATCCTGATTCCAACAACATGGTTAATGTTACAAAAGAAAACTTGGACGCCCTTGAGGAGATCGggaaaaaacttttaaaaaaaaatgttgtaaaGTTGAATTTGGATACTTTTGACCTAGAACATCTTGGGGAAACAAATGCTCAGGCTCTTGacag GATTGCTGATATTTTGCATGGAGAAAGACAACGTCGTCTGAAACGGAAATCTATGGAGAAAAGAGGAAGACCATTTGTTGAAACTCTTAGGGTTCTTTCTGACAAAACTCAAGCAAGTGCGGCAATTCTAAGAAACCTTTTAATTTAA